Proteins from a single region of Cytophagaceae bacterium:
- the tsaD gene encoding tRNA (adenosine(37)-N6)-threonylcarbamoyltransferase complex transferase subunit TsaD has translation MPFNTENITILAIESSCDETSAAVIKNGKMLTNIVASQLIHEVHGGVVPELASRAHQKDIVRVVSEALSESGISKTELSAIAFTKGPGLLGSLLVGTSFAKSMALGLDIPLIDVNHMQAHVLAHFIDEPHPEFPFLCLTVSGGHTQIVLIKGPLDMEVLGETADDAVGEAFDKAAKMLGLGYPGGPRIDALAAEGNPLAFPFPISEMPDLTFSFSGVKTSLLYFIQKHGEEFIEKNMADICASYQHTLILTLIRKLKKASKLHKITQIAIAGGVAANKGLRKALSETAEKQRWKLYIPEFQYCTDNAGMIAISAHFMFLEGKFANQKVSPMPRYAI, from the coding sequence ATGCCTTTTAATACCGAAAATATAACGATTTTGGCCATAGAGTCGTCTTGCGATGAGACTTCTGCAGCAGTCATAAAAAACGGTAAAATGCTTACTAACATTGTGGCTTCACAGTTAATTCATGAAGTTCATGGTGGTGTGGTGCCCGAACTGGCATCCAGGGCACATCAAAAAGACATTGTGAGAGTAGTAAGCGAGGCTTTGAGTGAATCAGGAATTTCAAAAACCGAGCTGTCTGCAATTGCTTTCACCAAAGGGCCCGGATTGTTGGGATCCTTACTCGTAGGTACTTCATTTGCTAAATCTATGGCCTTGGGTTTAGACATTCCTCTGATTGATGTCAACCACATGCAGGCACATGTTCTCGCCCATTTTATTGATGAACCGCATCCCGAATTCCCATTTTTATGCCTGACAGTGAGCGGAGGACATACACAGATTGTATTGATAAAGGGCCCATTAGACATGGAGGTTTTGGGTGAAACCGCTGACGATGCAGTAGGGGAGGCTTTTGATAAAGCAGCTAAAATGCTGGGACTTGGGTATCCGGGTGGCCCCAGAATCGACGCTTTGGCAGCTGAAGGAAATCCTTTGGCATTCCCTTTCCCAATTTCAGAAATGCCGGACCTTACGTTTTCATTTAGTGGTGTTAAGACTTCCCTGCTTTATTTTATTCAAAAACACGGTGAAGAATTTATCGAAAAAAATATGGCTGATATCTGTGCTTCGTATCAACACACATTGATTTTGACTTTAATCAGGAAATTAAAAAAAGCTTCGAAGTTGCACAAAATTACCCAAATAGCCATCGCAGGAGGGGTAGCTGCTAACAAAGGCCTTAGAAAAGCACTTTCCGAAACCGCAGAAAAACAAAGATGGAAATTATATATTCCTGAATTTCAATATTGTACCGACAATGCAGGTATGATAGCCATATCAGCACATTTTATGTTTTTGGAAGGGAAATTTGCCAATCAAAAGGTGAGTCCTATGCCCCGGTACGCAATATAA